From the genome of Blautia pseudococcoides, one region includes:
- the azlC gene encoding azaleucine resistance protein AzlC — protein sequence MEGKKKRIFRAFCAAFPYTIPIFAGFWFLGLTYGIYMNVSGFSFWYPMIMSLTIFAGSIEFVVVNMLLGAFNPLQAFIMTLMINARHLFYGISMLDKYRNTGWKKGFLIFGMCDESFTINYTAKIPEDVDRGWFMFFVTLLNYFYWFSGSTLGGIFGSLLKFNTEGLDFVMTAMFVVIFMEQWLKEKNHVSSLLGLGLSLLCLLAFGAENFMIPAMAAIIGVLTLLRKPIEKERGEVCQ from the coding sequence ATGGAAGGAAAGAAAAAGAGGATCTTCAGGGCATTCTGTGCGGCCTTCCCTTATACCATACCTATTTTTGCAGGGTTTTGGTTTTTGGGGCTGACCTATGGCATTTACATGAATGTCTCCGGATTTAGTTTTTGGTATCCCATGATCATGAGCTTGACCATTTTTGCAGGCTCCATAGAATTTGTGGTGGTCAATATGCTGCTGGGCGCGTTCAATCCCCTGCAGGCCTTTATCATGACCCTGATGATAAATGCCCGGCATTTATTTTACGGCATTTCCATGCTGGATAAATACAGAAATACAGGCTGGAAAAAAGGGTTCCTGATTTTTGGGATGTGTGATGAGAGCTTTACCATCAACTATACAGCAAAGATACCGGAAGACGTAGACAGAGGCTGGTTTATGTTTTTTGTGACACTGCTGAATTATTTTTATTGGTTTTCCGGTTCCACATTGGGGGGAATCTTCGGTTCTCTTCTGAAATTCAATACAGAAGGGCTTGACTTTGTTATGACTGCCATGTTTGTGGTTATCTTTATGGAGCAATGGCTCAAAGAAAAGAACCATGTGAGCTCTCTGCTGGGACTTGGTTTGTCTCTTCTGTGCCTGCTGGCCTTTGGGGCGGAGAATTTCATGATCCCTGCCATGGCGGCAATTATAGGAGTGCTGACCCTGCTTCGGAAACCTATTGAAAAAGAAAGGGGGGAAGTTTGCCAATGA
- a CDS encoding branched-chain amino acid transporter permease — protein MTLTQQIITIGMVVLGTMLTRFLPFLLFPAGKPTPKYIQYLGRVLPASVFGLLVIYCLKNVSVFTGSHGIPELLAILLVVVLHLWKRQMLLSIAGGTVFYMILVQTVF, from the coding sequence ATGACTCTTACGCAGCAGATCATAACGATCGGTATGGTGGTTCTGGGTACCATGCTCACCCGGTTTCTGCCCTTTCTGCTATTCCCCGCGGGAAAACCCACCCCCAAGTACATACAATATCTTGGCAGGGTGCTGCCGGCGTCTGTCTTTGGGCTGCTGGTCATTTACTGCCTGAAGAATGTAAGTGTTTTTACAGGCAGTCACGGCATTCCCGAACTTCTGGCAATTCTGCTGGTGGTGGTGCTTCATCTCTGGAAACGGCAGATGCTATTATCTATAGCAGGGGGCACGGTGTTTTATATGATTTTAGTACAGACGGTTTTTTGA
- a CDS encoding MerR family transcriptional regulator has protein sequence MLKIGDFSKLSRISIRMLRHYDEIGLLKPEKVDVFTGYRYYDESQLLDGERIQVLKNMGFGLSVIREIMENYADPGELKHFLEIKRHEIAEQEQILRQRKHLIDSTMEWLRKDGNIMGYDVSLKILPKRYVASVRQVIPSYEEEGRLWHIMMEETLGRNIRYDSPAYDLAVFYDGEYMERNVDVEVQRAVTGTYQDTEHVKFKTAPQVQYAGAVFKGQYEKITKVNEAVAKWCADNGYEFDGMGFNIYHVGPKDTQVPEDYVTEVCYPVKKKQ, from the coding sequence ATGTTAAAAATAGGAGATTTTTCAAAACTGTCAAGGATCAGTATCCGTATGCTGCGGCATTACGATGAAATCGGTCTGCTGAAGCCGGAAAAGGTGGATGTGTTCACTGGCTACAGATATTATGACGAATCCCAGCTTCTGGACGGAGAGCGTATCCAGGTGCTAAAAAACATGGGATTTGGTCTCTCCGTGATCCGTGAGATTATGGAGAATTATGCAGACCCAGGGGAACTGAAGCATTTTCTGGAGATTAAAAGACATGAAATTGCAGAGCAGGAGCAGATACTGAGGCAGAGAAAACATCTGATTGACAGTACCATGGAGTGGCTGAGAAAGGATGGTAATATTATGGGATACGATGTAAGTCTGAAGATTCTGCCGAAACGTTATGTAGCCAGTGTGAGGCAGGTGATCCCTTCCTATGAGGAGGAGGGGAGGCTGTGGCATATTATGATGGAGGAGACATTGGGCAGGAACATTCGCTATGACAGCCCTGCTTATGACCTGGCCGTATTTTATGATGGGGAGTATATGGAGAGGAATGTGGATGTGGAGGTGCAGCGGGCGGTAACCGGCACCTACCAGGACACAGAACATGTGAAATTCAAAACTGCACCCCAGGTCCAGTATGCCGGAGCTGTTTTTAAAGGGCAGTATGAAAAGATCACAAAGGTGAATGAAGCAGTGGCTAAGTGGTGTGCGGACAATGGGTATGAGTTTGACGGAATGGGATTTAACATTTATCATGTGGGACCAAAGGATACTCAGGTTCCGGAGGACTACGTGACGGAGGTTTGTTATCCGGTAAAGAAGAAACAGTAA
- a CDS encoding Gfo/Idh/MocA family oxidoreductase translates to MEGTTAAYPGLYAELAVFAEKGTVIIRNGELLFYQFKDGESKAFCCLQNPEKANALHQDAAISTDSHRRQYQDFVQAIREDRKPLVTGEDALESLKLIKAIYESSRKNQEVYICR, encoded by the coding sequence GTGGAAGGCACTACGGCTGCTTATCCCGGACTCTATGCGGAACTGGCAGTGTTCGCTGAAAAGGGTACGGTTATTATACGAAACGGTGAACTGCTCTTTTATCAGTTCAAGGACGGGGAAAGCAAGGCGTTTTGTTGTCTGCAGAATCCTGAAAAAGCCAATGCACTGCATCAGGATGCCGCCATTTCAACAGACTCACACAGACGGCAGTACCAGGATTTTGTACAGGCAATAAGGGAAGACAGAAAACCGCTGGTAACAGGGGAGGATGCTCTGGAAAGCCTGAAACTGATAAAAGCGATCTATGAATCCTCCAGGAAGAACCAAGAAGTTTATATATGCAGATGA